From a region of the Tenggerimyces flavus genome:
- a CDS encoding RidA family protein, translated as MTEAGITAVNPSVLPPPTSTFTHGALVTGARRTLYVSGQVPWSDTEGNVPADFPTQARVTYANLLAVLAEAGMTVHNLAKLTVYLSDRAYRAPHGEVLEEVLQGHRPAFTSIITDIYSEAWLLEVDAIAVSF; from the coding sequence ATGACCGAGGCCGGCATCACCGCCGTCAACCCGTCCGTCCTTCCGCCGCCCACGTCCACGTTCACCCACGGCGCGCTCGTCACCGGGGCTCGGCGGACGTTGTACGTGAGCGGGCAGGTGCCGTGGTCGGACACTGAGGGCAACGTTCCGGCGGACTTTCCCACGCAGGCGCGGGTGACGTACGCGAACCTGCTCGCCGTGCTCGCCGAGGCGGGGATGACCGTGCACAACCTCGCCAAGCTGACCGTGTATCTGTCCGACCGCGCGTACCGGGCGCCGCACGGCGAGGTGCTGGAGGAGGTCCTGCAAGGGCATCGGCCGGCGTTCACGTCGATCATCACCGACATCTACTCCGAGGCCTGGCTGCTCGAGGTGGACGCGATCGCGGTGTCGTTCTAG
- a CDS encoding GNAT family N-acetyltransferase: MSDVTVRRATTADVPGWLDSSAALFAEDAGTRDETMNVRFPHELGVDGYADLLTKPERLVLVADAGGKIVGHLTGVLTEPSAIRPVRIATLSSLYVRPAHRGQHVGAEFVQAFRAWAKEQQADRIAVTAFATNEAAIRFYERQGFAQYTLTLETTP; this comes from the coding sequence ATGAGTGACGTCACCGTCCGGCGCGCAACGACCGCGGACGTGCCGGGTTGGCTGGACTCGAGTGCGGCGCTGTTTGCCGAGGACGCCGGCACGCGGGACGAGACGATGAATGTGCGATTCCCGCACGAGCTGGGCGTCGACGGGTACGCCGACCTGCTCACGAAGCCCGAACGGCTCGTCCTGGTCGCGGACGCCGGCGGGAAGATCGTCGGACACCTCACCGGCGTCCTGACCGAGCCGTCCGCGATCCGCCCCGTCCGCATCGCGACCCTCAGCAGCCTGTACGTCCGCCCCGCCCACCGCGGCCAGCACGTCGGCGCCGAGTTCGTCCAAGCGTTCCGCGCATGGGCGAAGGAGCAGCAAGCGGACCGCATCGCCGTCACCGCGTTCGCGACCAACGAAGCGGCGATCAGGTTCTACGAACGACAGGGATTCGCCCAGTACACACTGACGTTGGAGACGACGCCGTAG
- a CDS encoding AfsR/SARP family transcriptional regulator — MSLRVLGPLQAFRDGRDVTPAAGKQRTVLALLALNPGVAVPAERLIDDLWGESPVGNARGTLHAYVSRLRKVLGDDVIVTSSGGYRLDLAHADVDLVAYDAAVHAADEAEEAGQPEAALELLRSVAERWQSEPLTNVPSDPLRQRVVPGLLERQLTVIERSAELELRLGRAAEVVTALRGLVDEHPLRERAWDVLMRALYAAGRPSEALAAYQQAAETLASELGVDPGETLRRTHQAILTESLDCAPDTDPAAVRPETPHELPVRPAGLVGRQGQLEQVTSWLADPDTSPLVLIAGAPGVGKSALAVAAAHQASARYPDGQLFVDLRGFSAERALTPADVLPRFLRALGVHSRRIPVDVDEQTALYRSRLAGRRVLVVLDNVATVDVVRPLVPGSPGSAVVVTSRNTLEPLVALDRARVVLLDVLSADEARQALADQVGEERVAAEPSAVSQLAEMCGHLPLALRVAGASLATRPPYAIASLVEELTLLEGPDSLVRTSFATSYAALDDDTRRVFRLLGLIPGQDLTAESLEAMTGASPRRALATLTAASLVDEQRDGRYRVHDLLRLYARDRADAENAEADREAARRRLFDWYIAKLDATANQLSGQHSRDRPANAGPWSLEQIDRELPNLMAAVHDTATEGPYELAWELADALRPYLSTRARYAEWKITIDLVTPVAGQYGDDRARAMMAAHAGRLHFNLGELTDAVSMLERARDLAAGIGDTTFEASVLQVLAIALHRLVRLPEAYATCQRAFDLLSAAGHERQAAALAVDLAHHAMELGHLVSALEGFESVRAEIESAGVTRTLAVLHDNLAWTQLRLGNLDEALDHVERNLRINHEIGLVIDLINGYLGLARVRLDRGEYELARAAVALAHDAAEVPGRRDHQLEVQLTLLEVDLRAGRPAAPILAELERNADEVARTELIGNAWMLELRTLANLRTGRPAEALALAEEGLEHWSGRHPLAHDGLLTAASAALVELGRWDEAIGYGDRALARHRETGYRLGEARTLCALGDAHSGRGEPALAREWWTLARDVYAAMGTQEIAQAARRLR; from the coding sequence GTGTCGTTGCGGGTCCTGGGGCCGTTGCAGGCCTTCCGGGACGGACGAGACGTCACCCCCGCGGCCGGCAAGCAACGTACGGTCCTCGCCCTGTTGGCTCTCAACCCCGGCGTCGCGGTCCCGGCCGAACGGCTGATCGACGACCTCTGGGGCGAGTCCCCCGTCGGCAACGCCCGCGGCACGCTGCACGCCTACGTCTCCCGGCTGCGCAAGGTGCTCGGCGACGACGTGATCGTGACGAGCAGCGGCGGCTACCGGCTGGATCTGGCCCACGCCGACGTCGACCTGGTCGCGTACGACGCCGCCGTCCACGCGGCGGACGAGGCGGAGGAGGCGGGCCAGCCGGAAGCGGCGCTCGAGCTGCTCCGGTCCGTCGCCGAGCGATGGCAGAGCGAGCCGCTGACGAACGTTCCGTCCGACCCGCTGCGGCAGCGGGTGGTCCCCGGCCTGCTCGAACGCCAGCTCACGGTGATCGAACGCAGCGCCGAGCTGGAGCTCCGCCTCGGCCGGGCGGCCGAGGTCGTCACCGCGCTCCGCGGCCTGGTCGACGAGCACCCGCTCCGCGAGCGGGCGTGGGACGTACTGATGCGCGCCCTGTACGCCGCCGGCCGCCCGTCGGAGGCCCTCGCCGCGTACCAGCAGGCGGCCGAGACGTTGGCGAGCGAGCTCGGCGTCGACCCGGGCGAGACGCTCCGGCGTACCCACCAGGCGATCCTCACCGAGAGCCTGGACTGCGCGCCCGATACCGACCCTGCCGCCGTACGGCCGGAGACTCCGCACGAGCTGCCCGTCCGCCCGGCGGGTCTGGTCGGCCGGCAGGGACAGCTGGAGCAGGTGACGTCCTGGCTCGCCGACCCCGACACGTCGCCCCTGGTGCTGATCGCCGGGGCGCCCGGCGTGGGCAAGTCGGCGTTGGCCGTCGCGGCCGCGCACCAGGCGAGCGCGCGCTACCCGGACGGGCAGCTGTTCGTCGACCTCCGCGGCTTCTCCGCCGAACGAGCCCTCACCCCCGCCGACGTCCTGCCGCGCTTCCTGCGGGCGTTGGGCGTGCACAGCCGCCGGATCCCGGTCGACGTGGACGAGCAGACCGCGCTGTACCGGTCCCGCCTGGCCGGCCGCCGCGTGCTGGTGGTGCTGGACAACGTCGCGACCGTGGACGTCGTACGTCCGTTGGTCCCCGGCTCCCCGGGCAGCGCGGTCGTGGTGACGAGCCGCAACACCCTCGAGCCGCTGGTCGCGCTGGACCGCGCCCGGGTCGTGCTGCTCGACGTCCTCTCGGCCGACGAGGCCCGTCAGGCGCTGGCCGACCAGGTCGGCGAGGAACGCGTGGCCGCCGAGCCTTCCGCGGTCAGCCAGCTGGCGGAGATGTGCGGCCACCTGCCGCTCGCCCTCCGCGTCGCCGGCGCGAGCCTCGCCACCCGGCCGCCGTACGCGATCGCCTCGCTGGTCGAGGAGCTCACGCTGCTGGAGGGCCCGGACTCCCTCGTCCGTACGTCCTTCGCCACGTCGTACGCCGCTCTCGACGACGACACCAGGCGGGTCTTCCGGCTGCTGGGCCTGATCCCCGGCCAGGACCTCACCGCGGAGTCGCTGGAAGCGATGACTGGAGCCAGCCCGCGCCGAGCCCTGGCCACGCTGACCGCCGCCAGCCTCGTCGACGAGCAGCGGGACGGCAGGTACCGCGTGCACGACTTGCTCCGCCTCTACGCCCGCGACCGCGCGGACGCCGAGAACGCCGAGGCCGACCGCGAGGCCGCGCGGCGCCGCCTGTTCGACTGGTACATCGCCAAGCTCGACGCGACCGCCAACCAGCTGTCCGGTCAGCACAGCCGCGACCGGCCCGCGAACGCCGGGCCGTGGAGCCTGGAGCAGATCGACCGCGAGCTGCCCAACCTGATGGCCGCCGTGCACGACACCGCGACGGAAGGCCCGTACGAGCTCGCCTGGGAGCTGGCCGACGCGCTGCGGCCGTACCTCTCCACCCGAGCCCGCTACGCGGAGTGGAAGATCACGATCGACCTGGTGACGCCCGTCGCCGGGCAGTACGGAGACGACCGAGCCCGGGCGATGATGGCCGCGCACGCCGGCCGGCTCCACTTCAACCTCGGCGAGTTGACCGACGCCGTTTCGATGCTGGAGCGAGCGCGAGATCTCGCCGCGGGGATCGGCGACACCACGTTCGAGGCGAGCGTCCTGCAGGTGCTCGCGATCGCCCTGCACCGGCTGGTCCGCCTGCCCGAGGCGTACGCCACCTGCCAGCGCGCCTTCGACCTCCTCAGCGCTGCCGGCCACGAGAGGCAGGCCGCGGCGTTGGCCGTCGACCTGGCGCACCACGCGATGGAGCTGGGGCACCTCGTCAGCGCGCTCGAGGGGTTCGAGAGCGTCCGCGCCGAGATCGAGAGCGCGGGCGTCACCAGAACGCTCGCGGTCCTCCACGACAACCTGGCCTGGACCCAGCTGCGCCTCGGCAACCTGGACGAGGCGCTCGACCACGTCGAGCGGAATCTGCGGATCAACCACGAGATCGGCCTGGTCATCGATCTGATCAACGGCTACCTCGGGCTCGCCCGCGTCCGGCTGGACCGGGGCGAGTACGAGCTGGCCCGGGCCGCGGTCGCCCTGGCCCACGACGCCGCCGAGGTTCCCGGGAGGCGGGACCATCAGCTCGAAGTCCAGCTGACGTTGCTGGAGGTCGACCTCCGGGCCGGTCGCCCGGCCGCCCCGATCCTCGCCGAGCTCGAACGGAACGCGGACGAGGTCGCGCGTACGGAGCTCATCGGCAACGCCTGGATGCTCGAGTTGCGCACCTTGGCGAACCTCCGTACGGGCCGTCCCGCCGAGGCTCTCGCGCTCGCCGAGGAGGGGCTCGAGCACTGGTCCGGCCGGCATCCGTTGGCCCACGACGGCCTGCTCACCGCGGCGTCGGCGGCGCTCGTCGAGCTGGGTCGGTGGGACGAGGCGATCGGGTACGGCGACCGCGCCCTGGCCCGGCACCGCGAGACGGGCTACCGGCTGGGTGAGGCACGCACGCTCTGCGCGCTCGGTGACGCCCACTCTGGTCGCGGCGAACCGGCCCTCGCGCGGGAGTGGTGGACGCTGGCCCGGGACGTCTACGCCGCGATGGGCACTCAGGAGATCGCCCAGGCGGCGCGGCGGCTCCGCTAA
- a CDS encoding dihydrofolate reductase family protein, protein MRTLFLQINVTLDGYVEDANGDIDWHFADDEFDSFILDTLRSIDGMVFGRVAFERLAPYWPTAGETAQSETQRETARLMNELPKYALSRTARQSDWNNSHFVTVDDVVKLKSQPGKDLALFAGANAATELTGQGLVDELRLIVNPLLQGGGTPLFSGTYARQEQTLTDVRRLASGALVLTYRT, encoded by the coding sequence ATGCGCACACTGTTCCTGCAGATCAACGTCACGCTCGACGGCTACGTCGAGGACGCGAACGGCGACATCGACTGGCACTTCGCCGACGACGAGTTCGACAGCTTCATCCTGGACACGCTGCGTTCGATCGACGGCATGGTGTTCGGGCGCGTGGCGTTCGAACGACTCGCCCCGTACTGGCCGACGGCCGGCGAGACCGCTCAGTCCGAGACCCAGCGCGAGACGGCGCGGCTGATGAACGAGCTGCCCAAGTACGCCCTCTCGCGGACGGCTCGGCAGAGCGACTGGAACAACAGCCACTTCGTCACCGTCGACGACGTGGTGAAGCTGAAGTCCCAACCAGGCAAGGATCTCGCCCTCTTCGCCGGCGCGAACGCCGCGACGGAGCTGACGGGCCAGGGACTGGTCGACGAGCTGCGCCTCATCGTCAACCCGCTCTTGCAGGGCGGCGGAACGCCCTTGTTCAGCGGGACGTACGCGCGCCAGGAGCAGACGCTGACCGACGTGCGTCGCCTCGCGAGCGGCGCACTCGTCCTGACCTACCGGACCTAG
- a CDS encoding MerR family transcriptional regulator, translating to MRTKELADQVGVNTQTLRYYERRGLLTVPPRSPGGYRDYPSDAIALLRFVKRSQQLGFTLDEVEELLSLDAGGPDSCDAVRDLAHGRMTDLERRIADLQRMHSALGDLLATCTLPRAERACPLLLP from the coding sequence ATGCGGACGAAGGAGCTCGCCGACCAGGTCGGCGTGAACACGCAGACGCTGCGCTACTACGAGCGCCGCGGCCTGCTGACGGTGCCGCCGCGCTCGCCCGGCGGGTATCGCGACTACCCGTCGGACGCGATCGCGCTGCTGCGGTTCGTCAAACGGAGCCAGCAGCTGGGGTTCACCCTCGACGAGGTCGAGGAGCTGCTTTCGCTCGACGCCGGGGGCCCGGACAGCTGCGACGCTGTCCGGGACCTGGCACATGGGCGAATGACCGACCTCGAACGCCGGATCGCCGACCTGCAGCGCATGCACTCGGCTTTGGGTGACCTGCTCGCGACCTGCACGTTGCCCCGCGCCGAGCGCGCCTGCCCGTTGTTGCTGCCATGA
- a CDS encoding class I SAM-dependent methyltransferase: protein MTSVISREDTRTTTTDEWDVADDGWGRRAVDFATLSEPGSCREFVTLHHRLDISLGERLLDVSCGSGLALELARVRGAECAGIEASHRLVAIARDRNPDSDLRVGDGHALPWDDESFDVATSFRGIWASTPSAIREVHRVLVRGGRVGLTTWGQLRRSPGTWAYTPFRIADVGPFEHEASLELGTPGAGEEFLTRHGFVDVERFDVPMVWEFADPYTYARTLASTGPAYEAIESIGETAFIEAAIHQAQKLVRDGLPLRAPIDVVGYVARKPF from the coding sequence ATGACCAGTGTGATCAGTCGTGAAGACACGAGAACTACGACCACCGACGAGTGGGACGTTGCCGACGACGGCTGGGGGCGCCGCGCGGTCGACTTCGCCACCCTGAGCGAGCCGGGGAGCTGCCGGGAGTTCGTCACGCTCCACCACCGGCTGGACATCTCGCTGGGCGAACGGCTCCTCGACGTGTCCTGCGGGTCAGGGCTCGCGCTCGAGCTCGCCCGCGTGCGTGGCGCCGAGTGCGCGGGCATCGAGGCCTCGCACCGCCTCGTCGCGATCGCGCGGGACCGCAACCCCGACTCCGACCTCCGCGTCGGCGACGGGCACGCGCTGCCGTGGGACGACGAGAGCTTCGACGTCGCGACCAGCTTCCGGGGGATCTGGGCGTCGACGCCGTCGGCGATCCGCGAGGTGCACCGCGTGCTCGTACGAGGCGGGCGCGTCGGCCTCACGACGTGGGGCCAGCTGCGCCGTTCGCCCGGCACGTGGGCGTACACCCCGTTCCGGATCGCCGACGTGGGGCCGTTCGAGCACGAGGCCTCGCTGGAACTCGGCACACCGGGCGCCGGCGAGGAGTTCCTGACCCGGCACGGTTTCGTCGACGTGGAACGATTCGACGTCCCGATGGTGTGGGAGTTCGCCGACCCGTACACCTACGCGCGCACGCTCGCGTCGACCGGACCGGCGTACGAGGCGATCGAGAGCATCGGCGAGACCGCGTTCATCGAAGCGGCGATCCACCAGGCCCAGAAGCTCGTCCGCGACGGTCTGCCGCTCCGGGCGCCGATCGACGTCGTCGGGTACGTGGCGCGCAAGCCGTTCTAG
- a CDS encoding GNAT family N-acetyltransferase: protein MPTFDYSEFPTLRTERLVLRELRGSDAEDLFAVRSDPYVQRYNSVPHTDVSESAEMIERLTELFAKHEWIHWGVALRENDKLIGLYSLGWNEGHRRAEIGYDLNRAYWGKRLASEALGAMLAFAFDVLEVNRLEAQTIADNHESTRLLRKFGFQLEGVRRGYSLEEDGEFHGGAIYGLLRSEYEGGQA, encoded by the coding sequence ATGCCCACTTTCGACTACTCCGAATTCCCCACGCTGCGGACCGAACGCCTGGTCCTGCGCGAGCTCCGGGGATCCGACGCCGAGGACCTGTTCGCTGTCCGCAGCGATCCGTACGTCCAGCGCTACAACTCCGTTCCGCACACCGATGTCTCCGAGTCCGCCGAGATGATCGAACGGCTCACGGAGCTCTTCGCCAAGCACGAGTGGATCCACTGGGGCGTGGCACTGCGGGAGAACGACAAGCTGATCGGCCTCTACAGCCTCGGCTGGAACGAAGGACACCGGCGTGCCGAGATCGGGTACGACCTGAACCGTGCGTACTGGGGCAAACGACTCGCCAGCGAAGCCCTCGGGGCGATGCTCGCGTTCGCCTTCGACGTCCTCGAGGTCAACCGCCTCGAGGCACAGACGATCGCGGACAACCACGAGTCGACCAGGCTGCTCCGCAAGTTCGGCTTCCAGCTCGAGGGCGTACGCCGCGGGTACTCCCTGGAAGAGGACGGCGAGTTCCACGGCGGCGCGATCTACGGCCTGCTGCGCAGCGAGTACGAAGGCGGCCAGGCATGA
- a CDS encoding SDR family NAD(P)-dependent oxidoreductase: MTKLLTIFGAGPGLGLSVAHRFGREGYEVALVARNEQRLLEHVRTLGSAGVKAHAFTADLTDPASALGALTTIQRTLGKVDVLFYSATGALEHVARPADVSLDNLRPLLDQIVLTPVALTHQALPDLVERGGGALFSYGGSALVPTPEMANVGISMSALRYHALALHRELAPRGVYVGGLAITAFIENTPAALALASAMPNVPVVSPDSLAESLWTQFAERLDPDGIAPRPIAG; the protein is encoded by the coding sequence ATGACGAAACTCCTGACGATCTTCGGGGCTGGTCCCGGCCTCGGACTGTCGGTCGCCCACCGCTTCGGCCGCGAGGGGTACGAGGTCGCCCTCGTCGCCCGCAACGAGCAACGCCTGCTCGAGCACGTCCGCACGCTGGGCTCGGCCGGCGTCAAGGCGCACGCGTTCACCGCCGACCTCACGGACCCGGCCAGTGCTCTGGGGGCGCTCACGACGATCCAGCGGACGCTCGGCAAGGTGGACGTGCTGTTCTACAGCGCGACGGGCGCGCTCGAGCACGTCGCGCGCCCGGCCGACGTCTCCCTCGACAACCTGCGTCCGTTGCTCGACCAGATCGTGCTCACGCCGGTCGCCCTCACCCATCAGGCCCTGCCCGACCTGGTCGAACGCGGCGGCGGTGCGCTGTTCAGCTATGGCGGCTCCGCGCTCGTTCCGACCCCGGAGATGGCGAACGTCGGCATCTCGATGTCCGCACTCCGCTACCACGCGCTGGCGCTGCACCGTGAGCTCGCGCCGCGTGGCGTGTACGTCGGCGGGCTGGCGATCACCGCGTTCATCGAGAACACCCCGGCGGCTCTTGCCCTCGCGTCGGCGATGCCGAACGTACCCGTGGTGTCGCCCGACTCGCTCGCGGAGTCGCTGTGGACCCAGTTCGCCGAACGGCTCGACCCGGACGGCATCGCGCCGCGGCCGATCGCGGGTTGA
- a CDS encoding AraC family transcriptional regulator: protein MDLDVLSDVISVVRSGRPLSALVTWRAPWGQRFTTESGAAGFHVILQGSCWLLVKGAEPVLVNAGDVLFFPQAGEHVLADSPSTPAAPEPCSPEDPRFDDRFVTAAAPASDGAVTVVLGGAYWLEPERTHPLLRDLPPLIHLPARLGHQPQLRAAIDLLSAELERPRIGTYAIIPALLDTLLLYILRAWFDDQPATGSTGSGGWAAALRDPAVAAALQAIHREPARPWTVASLASEAGLSRAPFARKFATLVGQPPLSYLTWWRLTTAARLLMDSEAPLGTIAAAVGYSSEFAFANAFKRQHGMAPGRYRRRAA, encoded by the coding sequence ATGGACCTCGACGTCCTGAGCGACGTGATCTCGGTGGTGCGCAGCGGCCGTCCGCTGTCCGCGCTGGTGACCTGGCGCGCGCCGTGGGGACAGCGGTTCACGACCGAGTCGGGCGCGGCCGGATTCCACGTGATCCTGCAGGGCAGCTGCTGGTTGCTCGTCAAAGGAGCCGAACCGGTGCTGGTGAACGCCGGGGACGTGCTGTTCTTCCCGCAGGCTGGCGAGCACGTCCTCGCCGACAGCCCGTCGACGCCCGCCGCGCCGGAGCCGTGCAGTCCGGAGGACCCGCGATTCGACGACCGCTTTGTGACGGCGGCCGCGCCGGCGAGCGACGGCGCGGTGACCGTGGTGCTCGGCGGCGCGTACTGGCTCGAGCCGGAACGGACCCATCCGCTACTCAGAGACCTTCCGCCGCTGATCCATCTCCCAGCCAGGCTTGGACATCAGCCACAACTCCGCGCCGCGATCGACCTACTGAGCGCCGAGCTGGAGCGCCCTCGCATCGGCACGTACGCGATCATCCCGGCGTTGCTCGACACGCTGCTGCTCTACATCCTGCGGGCCTGGTTCGACGACCAGCCGGCGACCGGCTCGACCGGCTCGGGCGGTTGGGCCGCGGCGCTGCGCGATCCCGCCGTCGCCGCGGCGTTGCAGGCGATCCACCGCGAGCCGGCGCGGCCTTGGACGGTCGCCTCGCTGGCCAGCGAGGCCGGGCTGTCGCGTGCGCCGTTCGCCCGCAAGTTCGCCACGCTGGTCGGGCAACCACCGCTGTCGTACCTGACCTGGTGGCGGCTGACGACGGCGGCACGGCTGCTGATGGACTCCGAAGCACCGTTGGGAACGATCGCCGCAGCGGTCGGCTACTCGTCGGAGTTCGCGTTCGCGAACGCGTTCAAACGTCAACACGGCATGGCGCCCGGCCGCTATCGACGCCGCGCCGCTTAG
- a CDS encoding ATP-binding protein has translation MAVLEREHELAVLAEAARGAAEGQGRVVLISGEAGIGKSRLVHAARSRVPAEGRVLVGHCDDLATPQILGPFRDLANAVGTELATALRGADRDRILTALHTELQWAGHPTLLAIEDIHWADDATLDVLGYLIRRVHQLPVVLLLTYRDEDLTTNHPVRRVLGQAAASGASHQLPLRRLSRDAVKDLATGTELDADEVFAITAGNPFFVGEVIAAGDAEGVPRSVVAAVMARVHTLDPDVRQAVEQLAVLPTAIGRWLVDELVPGGLPTLANAEERGLLTVTPQRVAFRHELGRRAILDGLPAIRRMRYNANVLAALEKRPESDTGQLVHYAARAGDHQAIARYGPAAARDAARTGAHREAVAHYQLVLDQADDFEPAERAQLLEDYAVECYTVGRNVQAADLQERAIAVRRELGDDLAVGTGLWWRSRMLKLAGDQHGAEVVAEESVAVLEKLGEGHELALAYTNLAALHLFAHRYDQARPLAERAIDLARATSDQVTLAHALNALAVCRWDLHLGDGHELMEESLRVALEAGAPDPACRAYANLACGMVDRYRLDEAEQYVRSGREFAQRVEHLGALTAMTVLTSRIHLGRGEWDDAERTLSRISRTEPMHGSIALMVLGRVAARRGATAAEGMLATSVALSRKTGDLQRIAWSAAAAAEGAWLRGAYDEVQDLAREPFDEAFGVRATVLWPELAYWLRRAGHQVELTTSDSPFALLLDGDWRGAAERWRSAGCRYEHALALYESGDPGVLLEGLKILEDLDARPLAQLTRLRLRDLGVSHVPRGRSTTTRENPAGLTTRQLEVLRLLAEGLSDAEIAGRLTVSVRTASNHVAAVLHRLEVRSRRDAAELWTKLSSSSS, from the coding sequence ATGGCCGTCCTGGAACGCGAGCACGAGCTCGCGGTGCTCGCCGAGGCTGCCCGCGGGGCAGCCGAAGGGCAGGGACGCGTCGTCCTGATCTCCGGCGAGGCGGGCATCGGCAAGTCGCGCCTCGTCCACGCCGCCCGCAGCCGGGTCCCCGCCGAGGGCAGGGTGCTCGTCGGCCACTGCGACGACCTCGCCACCCCGCAGATCCTCGGCCCCTTCCGCGACCTCGCCAACGCGGTCGGTACGGAGCTCGCCACCGCGCTGCGCGGCGCCGACCGCGACCGCATCCTCACCGCGCTCCACACCGAGCTGCAGTGGGCAGGCCACCCCACGCTGCTCGCGATCGAGGACATCCACTGGGCCGACGACGCCACGCTCGACGTGCTCGGCTACCTGATCCGCCGCGTCCACCAGCTCCCCGTCGTGCTGCTCCTCACCTACCGCGACGAGGACCTGACCACGAACCACCCCGTCCGCAGGGTGCTCGGCCAGGCCGCCGCGAGCGGCGCCTCGCACCAGCTCCCCCTCCGCAGGCTGTCCAGGGACGCCGTCAAAGACCTGGCGACAGGAACCGAGCTGGACGCCGACGAGGTGTTCGCGATCACCGCGGGCAACCCGTTCTTCGTAGGCGAGGTCATCGCCGCCGGCGACGCCGAGGGCGTGCCCCGTTCGGTCGTCGCCGCGGTGATGGCGCGCGTCCACACGCTCGACCCGGACGTACGCCAAGCCGTCGAACAGCTCGCCGTCCTGCCGACCGCGATCGGCCGCTGGCTGGTCGACGAGCTCGTTCCGGGCGGCCTACCGACCCTCGCGAACGCCGAGGAACGCGGACTGCTCACCGTCACACCGCAACGCGTCGCGTTCCGGCACGAGCTCGGTCGGCGCGCGATCCTGGACGGGCTGCCCGCGATCCGCCGCATGCGCTACAACGCCAACGTCCTGGCAGCGCTGGAGAAACGGCCGGAGAGCGATACCGGACAACTCGTCCACTACGCCGCGAGAGCCGGCGACCACCAGGCGATCGCCCGCTACGGCCCGGCCGCGGCGAGGGACGCGGCCCGCACGGGCGCCCACCGCGAGGCGGTCGCGCACTACCAGCTCGTCCTCGACCAGGCCGACGACTTCGAGCCGGCAGAACGAGCGCAGCTGCTGGAGGACTACGCGGTCGAGTGCTACACGGTCGGCCGGAACGTCCAGGCCGCCGACCTGCAGGAACGCGCGATCGCGGTACGCCGCGAGCTCGGCGACGACCTCGCAGTCGGTACCGGCCTGTGGTGGCGGTCGAGGATGCTCAAGCTGGCGGGCGACCAGCACGGCGCCGAGGTCGTCGCGGAGGAGTCGGTCGCGGTCCTGGAGAAGCTCGGCGAGGGCCACGAGCTCGCGCTCGCGTACACAAACCTCGCCGCCCTCCACCTGTTCGCCCACCGGTACGACCAGGCGCGTCCGCTCGCCGAGCGCGCGATCGACCTCGCCCGTGCGACCAGCGACCAGGTCACGTTGGCGCACGCCCTGAACGCGCTCGCGGTGTGCCGCTGGGACCTGCACCTCGGCGACGGGCACGAGCTGATGGAGGAGAGCCTGCGGGTCGCGCTCGAGGCCGGCGCGCCCGATCCCGCCTGCCGCGCGTACGCCAACCTCGCCTGCGGCATGGTCGACCGCTACCGGCTCGACGAGGCCGAGCAGTACGTCCGGTCCGGCCGCGAGTTCGCCCAACGCGTCGAGCACCTCGGCGCGCTGACCGCGATGACCGTCCTGACCTCGCGGATCCACCTGGGCCGCGGCGAATGGGACGACGCCGAGCGCACGCTCAGCCGGATCTCGCGGACCGAGCCCATGCACGGGTCGATCGCGCTGATGGTCCTCGGCCGGGTCGCCGCGCGGCGCGGGGCCACGGCAGCGGAAGGCATGCTGGCCACGTCCGTCGCGCTCAGCCGGAAGACCGGCGACCTGCAGCGCATCGCCTGGTCCGCCGCCGCGGCCGCCGAGGGCGCCTGGCTGCGGGGCGCGTACGACGAGGTCCAGGATCTCGCGCGCGAGCCGTTCGACGAGGCGTTCGGCGTCCGCGCGACCGTGCTGTGGCCGGAGCTCGCGTACTGGCTGCGCCGCGCCGGCCACCAAGTGGAGCTGACGACCTCGGACTCCCCGTTCGCACTGCTGCTCGACGGCGACTGGCGCGGTGCCGCCGAACGGTGGCGGAGCGCCGGCTGCCGGTACGAGCACGCGCTCGCGCTGTACGAGAGCGGCGACCCCGGCGTCCTGCTCGAAGGGCTCAAGATCCTCGAGGACCTCGACGCGAGACCGCTCGCCCAGCTGACCAGGCTGCGGCTGCGTGACCTGGGCGTCTCCCACGTTCCGCGCGGCCGGTCGACGACCACGCGGGAGAACCCGGCCGGCCTCACCACCCGCCAGCTCGAGGTGCTGCGGCTGCTCGCGGAGGGCCTCAGCGACGCCGAGATCGCGGGCCGGCTGACGGTGTCGGTACGGACGGCGAGCAACCACGTCGCGGCCGTCCTGCACCGGCTCGAGGTCCGCAGCCGCAGGGACGCCGCGGAGCTGTGGACAAAACTGAGTAGCAGCTCATCGTGA